From the Candidatus Omnitrophota bacterium genome, one window contains:
- a CDS encoding ATP-binding protein, producing the protein MNPSQSDLNEIHEKTQADRSAVYYLAYPGFDQLILTASVGRKERGERYWRPHFAEVDAVARLRETRTPTIFAGENIAEPGETIVAVPIANGDAVIGAIVHCYENGVKDELDVLRRLAQEKSKELFYGWVEFLVAEQSKPLSVLLNIAGSISSSLDLDRVLLSVVEQATRLFRAKMSSLMLVDDKKRELEMITAYGCSLDYLDKPNLPLDGSILGSVAKENKMRQVENIFLEPLYLHKDLAAREGVASLLAAPISFQKKVLGVLNIYSSQPRTWQQSERELLQTFADHAAIAINNARVHEQNLAMEDQLHASSKLATLGELAAGLAHEIRNPLAVINMLIHSWKASSPGQEDFEHDLNVIAQKISDLNALVADLLHLGSFRPLDRRPHNIEEMIDRVLRLLRHRINNQRAAVKKRIQTPHLTIPIDRERMEQVILNILLNALDVTPEGGSIEIKIATQKNAMTIDVADSGPGIPEAALPQLFKPFRTTKTKGTGLGLPISRRIVEEHKGEIRLTRNGPSGATFTIHMPLQIEE; encoded by the coding sequence ATGAATCCATCGCAATCCGACTTAAATGAAATTCACGAAAAAACGCAAGCCGACCGCTCGGCGGTCTATTACTTGGCTTATCCGGGATTCGACCAATTGATTCTGACGGCCTCGGTGGGCAGAAAAGAGCGAGGGGAGCGCTATTGGCGGCCTCATTTCGCCGAGGTGGACGCCGTCGCCCGGCTGCGGGAAACGCGGACGCCGACGATTTTTGCGGGAGAGAATATCGCAGAACCGGGGGAGACCATCGTCGCGGTTCCGATCGCGAACGGCGACGCCGTCATCGGCGCTATCGTCCATTGTTACGAAAACGGCGTGAAGGATGAACTGGACGTCCTGCGGCGTTTGGCGCAGGAAAAATCGAAGGAATTGTTTTACGGCTGGGTTGAATTCCTGGTAGCGGAACAATCGAAGCCGTTGTCAGTTCTGTTGAATATTGCGGGAAGCATCTCCTCCTCCTTGGACTTGGATCGCGTGCTTTTAAGCGTTGTGGAACAGGCCACGCGCTTGTTTCGGGCGAAGATGAGTTCGTTGATGCTGGTGGACGATAAGAAGCGCGAGTTGGAGATGATCACCGCCTATGGATGCAGCTTGGATTACCTGGATAAACCGAACCTGCCTCTGGACGGCTCGATCCTAGGGAGCGTAGCCAAAGAGAATAAAATGCGGCAAGTGGAAAACATCTTCCTGGAACCGCTGTACCTGCACAAGGACCTTGCCGCCCGCGAGGGCGTCGCCTCTCTCCTGGCTGCTCCCATCTCCTTTCAAAAAAAAGTGCTCGGCGTGTTGAATATCTATTCCTCCCAACCGCGCACCTGGCAGCAGTCGGAACGGGAATTGCTCCAAACTTTCGCCGATCACGCCGCCATCGCCATCAACAACGCCCGCGTTCACGAACAGAACCTGGCGATGGAAGATCAATTGCACGCTTCTTCCAAACTGGCGACGCTGGGGGAACTTGCGGCGGGATTGGCTCATGAAATACGCAATCCGCTGGCGGTCATCAATATGCTGATTCATTCCTGGAAGGCTTCATCTCCCGGACAAGAGGATTTCGAACACGATCTCAACGTAATCGCGCAAAAGATCAGCGATCTCAATGCGCTGGTCGCCGATTTGCTCCATTTGGGAAGTTTCCGCCCGTTGGATCGGCGTCCGCACAATATCGAAGAGATGATCGACCGGGTGCTGCGCTTGTTGCGCCATCGCATCAACAACCAACGGGCCGCGGTGAAGAAGCGGATTCAAACGCCGCATTTGACGATTCCCATCGACCGGGAACGGATGGAACAAGTCATTCTCAATATTCTGTTGAATGCGCTGGACGTTACGCCCGAAGGGGGAAGCATCGAAATAAAGATTGCAACTCAGAAGAATGCAATGACCATCGATGTGGCGGATTCCGGACCGGGCATTCCCGAAGCGGCGCTGCCACAACTCTTCAAGCCTTTCCGCACCACCAAGACCAAGGGCACAGGTTTGGGATTGCCGATTTCGCGCCGCATCGTCGAAGAACATAAAGGGGAGATCAGACTGACGAGAAACGGCCCTTCCGGCGCTACGTTTACAATTCATATGCCTCTGCAAATCGAGGAATAA
- a CDS encoding DUF4870 domain-containing protein — MQTFFEPAREVSKEERLWATFCHLGALGVFIILGIGHIVVPLVIWLIKREDSPFINEHGKEALNFQISVTIYGLVCALLLFVVVGFFLLPVLAVFWFVAIIVAAIKANDGKSFRYPITIRFF; from the coding sequence ATGCAAACGTTTTTCGAACCCGCCAGGGAAGTTTCCAAGGAAGAGCGCCTATGGGCTACCTTTTGCCACTTGGGAGCGTTGGGCGTCTTTATCATTCTGGGCATCGGCCATATCGTTGTCCCATTGGTCATATGGCTGATTAAACGCGAGGATTCTCCCTTCATTAACGAGCATGGAAAAGAGGCGCTTAATTTTCAAATCAGCGTTACCATCTACGGCCTGGTTTGCGCCCTCTTGCTTTTCGTCGTCGTCGGCTTCTTTCTTCTGCCTGTCCTTGCCGTTTTCTGGTTCGTCGCCATCATCGTCGCCGCCATCAAGGCCAACGATGGCAAATCCTTCCGCTATCCCATCACTATCCGTTTTTTTTGA
- the nth gene encoding endonuclease III: MVRKDWKKAPPHDRAKKIIEVLAQHYEPVCALHHRNAFELLIATILSAQCTDKRVNQVTPELFKRFPDACALAQADLAELEELIRSTGFFHQKAKSLLDVSQGLAEDHGGEVPQDMEALTSLPGIGRKTANVVLGTAFGVPAIMVDTHVKRLANRLGLTGKSDPDKIEQDLIAIIPAAERTAFSHRLIWHGRKVCVAKKPLCGGCPLAPYCPSEGLNTVTCVE, from the coding sequence ATGGTTCGCAAGGACTGGAAGAAAGCGCCGCCGCACGACCGCGCTAAGAAGATCATAGAGGTTCTGGCGCAGCATTACGAACCCGTCTGCGCCTTGCATCATCGCAACGCTTTCGAACTGCTTATCGCCACCATCCTTTCCGCTCAATGCACCGACAAGCGCGTTAACCAAGTAACGCCGGAACTTTTCAAGCGATTTCCCGACGCCTGCGCCTTGGCTCAGGCGGACTTGGCGGAATTGGAAGAATTGATTCGCTCGACGGGATTCTTCCATCAGAAAGCCAAGAGCCTGCTCGACGTCAGCCAAGGATTGGCGGAAGATCATGGCGGCGAAGTTCCCCAGGATATGGAGGCGCTGACCTCGCTGCCCGGCATCGGACGAAAAACGGCGAATGTGGTTTTAGGCACAGCCTTCGGCGTTCCCGCTATCATGGTGGATACGCATGTCAAGCGGCTGGCGAACCGGCTGGGACTGACGGGAAAATCGGATCCCGATAAAATCGAACAAGATTTGATAGCGATTATTCCCGCCGCAGAACGGACGGCTTTTTCCCACCGCCTGATCTGGCATGGCCGCAAAGTTTGCGTAGCGAAGAAGCCACTCTGCGGCGGTTGTCCGTTAGCGCCATATTGCCCCTCCGAGGGATTGAATACAGTGACATGTGTCGAGTGA
- a CDS encoding secondary thiamine-phosphate synthase enzyme YjbQ: MQVITERIHVNSNGNTHIIDLTPEIQKIVSNHDVNDGIVTVFVPGATAALSTVEYEPGLLRDIPEMLEELIPSKKTYHHDETWHDGNGHSHLRATLIGPSLTIPFEKKSLTLGTWQQVVLLDFDNRARHRSVVVQIMGE, from the coding sequence ATGCAAGTTATCACGGAGCGGATTCACGTCAATTCCAACGGCAATACGCATATTATCGACTTGACGCCGGAAATCCAAAAAATCGTATCGAACCATGACGTGAATGACGGCATCGTTACCGTGTTCGTTCCCGGAGCGACGGCGGCCTTGAGTACGGTGGAATACGAGCCGGGATTGCTGCGCGACATCCCCGAAATGCTGGAAGAATTGATCCCCTCCAAGAAAACCTATCATCACGACGAGACCTGGCATGACGGCAATGGCCATTCCCATCTGCGCGCCACGTTGATCGGGCCGTCCTTGACGATCCCCTTCGAAAAAAAATCGCTGACTCTAGGAACCTGGCAGCAGGTCGTCCTATTGGATTTCGACAACCGCGCCCGTCATCGCAGCGTGGTAGTTCAGATTATGGGCGAATGA
- a CDS encoding acylphosphatase, protein MKKSEKKRIHVFVGGRVQGVGFRYYTQKLAQSMGLAGEVKNVWDGRVEIVAEGEESVLLDFLEKIKAGPTSLSYVAKMDVDWTEAYGHYKEFSITF, encoded by the coding sequence ATGAAGAAGAGCGAAAAAAAACGAATTCACGTTTTCGTCGGCGGGCGTGTGCAAGGCGTTGGTTTCCGCTATTATACCCAAAAACTGGCGCAATCGATGGGACTGGCGGGGGAAGTGAAAAACGTTTGGGACGGGCGGGTGGAGATCGTAGCCGAGGGGGAGGAATCGGTTTTATTGGATTTTCTTGAAAAGATCAAAGCTGGTCCCACCTCGCTTTCCTATGTCGCAAAGATGGATGTGGACTGGACGGAAGCCTACGGCCATTATAAAGAATTTTCGATTACGTTTTGA
- a CDS encoding glycosyltransferase family 2 protein, with translation MLLSVIIPVYNENKTIETILRRVMAEKTPKEIIVVDDCSTDGTRDYLHTVNLNGVKVFMHDKNQGKGAAIRTGLQQVSGDIVIFQDADLEYNPEEYGHLIKPIQENMADVVYGSRFSGPEQRVLYFWHALANKTLTLISNMFTNLNLTDMETCYKAFRTEIVKKIQIESDRFGIEPEVTAKVAKLGCRVYEVPISYYGREYSEGKKITWKDGAAALWFIIKFNLFR, from the coding sequence ATGCTCTTATCCGTCATCATCCCAGTCTATAACGAAAATAAGACGATCGAGACGATTCTTCGCCGCGTCATGGCCGAAAAAACTCCCAAAGAGATCATCGTCGTGGACGATTGTTCCACCGATGGAACTCGGGATTATCTTCATACAGTCAACTTGAATGGCGTCAAAGTTTTCATGCATGATAAAAACCAGGGAAAAGGCGCCGCCATTCGCACCGGCTTGCAGCAGGTCTCCGGCGATATTGTGATTTTTCAGGACGCCGACCTGGAATACAATCCGGAGGAATACGGCCATTTAATCAAACCCATTCAAGAAAACATGGCGGACGTGGTTTACGGCTCGCGGTTTTCCGGCCCGGAGCAGCGCGTACTTTATTTCTGGCACGCCTTGGCGAACAAAACGCTCACGCTGATCTCCAACATGTTCACGAATCTCAACCTGACGGATATGGAAACCTGCTATAAAGCGTTCCGAACGGAAATCGTCAAAAAGATCCAAATCGAATCCGACCGCTTCGGCATTGAGCCGGAAGTTACCGCCAAAGTGGCGAAATTGGGTTGCCGCGTGTATGAAGTGCCGATTTCCTATTATGGGCGGGAGTATTCAGAAGGCAAGAAAATTACTTGGAAGGACGGCGCCGCCGCTTTGTGGTTTATCATCAAATTCAATCTCTTTCGATGA